DNA from Actinomyces sp. oral taxon 897:
GAGCAGGTCGGCCTCGCTGCGGGAGACCAGCTCGCCAACGGTGTGAATGCCCTCACGCTTGAGGGCGTTGGAGGAGCGGGCCTGCAGGTCCAGCTCGTCAATCATCATGGCGAGGTCCTCCTGGAGGGCCTCGTCCACCGGGGAGGGACCCACCTCAATGCCCTCGGCCTCGACATTGAGCTCCCGGGCCAGCCCGAAGAGCTCCACGAGGGTCTTGCCGGCGGAGGCCAGCGCGTCACGCGGGGTAATGGAGGCCTTGGTCTCCACGTCCACCACCAGGCGGTCAAAGTCCGTGCGCTGCTCCACGCGGGTGGCCTCGACGGCGTAGGACACCTTCTTGACCGGGGAGTAGATCGAGTCCACCGGGATCCGGGAGATCTCCGCCTGCGGGTCCTTGTTCTGGTTGGCGGACACGTAGCCCCGGCCGCGCTCGACCGTCAGCTCGATCTCCAGCTTGCCCTTCTCGTTGAGGGTGGCGATCACCAGCTCAGGGTTGTGGATCTCGACCCCGGCGGGGGGCGTGATGTCGCTGGCGGTGACGTCCCCGGGGCCGGACTTGCGCAGGTACATGACCACCGGCTCGTCGTTCTCGCTGGAGAGGACGATCTCCTTGATATTGAGGATGATCTGCGCGACGTCCTCCTTGACCCCCTCAATGGTGCGGAACTCGTGGGGGACGCCCTCAATGCGCACGCTGGTCACCGCCGCGCCCGGGATGGACGACAGCAGCGTGCGCCGCAGGGAGTTGCCGAGGGTGTAGCCAAAGCCGGGCTCAAGGGGCTCGAGGACGAACCGCGAGCGGCGGTCCTCCTCGACGACCTCCTCGGTGAGCGTGGGTCGCTGTGCGATGAGCACGTGGTTTCCTTTCGTCGCGGCGCCCGCTATATGACGCCGTTCCTGCTGGTGGTGGGGCGACGGCGCGGCCGCACCCGGTGCCCCGGCGGGACCGGTGGCCGACGACGGGGCACGCAGCGGACCGCCGTCGGCCACCGGGCTCAGACGTGACGACGCTTGGGGGGACGGCAGCCGTTGTGGGCCTGGGGGGTGACGTCGGTAATGGAGCCGACCTCCAGGCCGGCGGCCTGCAGGGAGCGGATCGCGGTCTCGCGGCCCGGGCCGGGGCCCTTGACGAAGACGTCGACCTTCTTCATGCCGTGCTCGGCGCCGCGGCGGGCGGCGGCCTCGGCGGCCAGCTGGGCGGCGTAGGGCGTGGACTTGCGCGAGCCCTTGAAGCCGACCTGCCCGGAGGAGGCCCAGGCGATGACCGCGCCGTGGGGGTCGGTCAGGGAGACAATGGTGTTGTTGAAGGTGGACTTAATGTAGGCGTGGCCGTGGGCGACGTTCTTGCGGTCCTTGCGACGCACCTTCTGCGCGCCAGAGCGGGTCTTGGGAGGCATGTTTCCTTCTTCGTGATGAGATCGTGTGCGCGCACCGGGGCGTCTCACGCCTGTGCGCAGGCGGTTGCTTTACTTGGCCTTCTTCTTACCGGCCACGGTGCGCTTGGGGCCCTTGCGGGTACGCGCGTTGGTCTTGGTGCGCTGGCCGTGCACCGGGAGGTGACGGCGGTGGCGCAGGCCCTGGTAGCAGCCGATCTCGATCTTGCGACGGATGTCAGCCTGCACCTCACGCCTCAGGTCACCCTCGACCTGGTAGCTGGAGTCAATGTGGGTGCGCAGCCTGACGAGCTCCTCCTCGGTGAGGTCCTTGACGCGCGTGTCCGGGTTGACGCCCGTCGCGGCCAGGGTCTCGGTGGCGCGGGTGCGGCCGATCCCGAAGATGTAGGTGAGTGCGACCTCGACTCGCTTCTCGCGAGGCAGGTCGACACCGGAAATACGTGCCACGGTGTGGTCTCTCCTGTGTGCTCCCGGAGGTCGTCACCCGTCTGTCCGCTATCGGCGGCCCCGGCCTCCGGGGACCGGGGGTCGCGACGCGACGCGCCGCGTGGGACGGGTGCTGTTCAGCGGCCACCTGGGTGGCCGGGTGGTGCTCAGCCCTGACGCTGCTTGTGGCGCGGGTTGGAGCAGA
Protein-coding regions in this window:
- a CDS encoding DNA-directed RNA polymerase subunit alpha, producing the protein MLIAQRPTLTEEVVEEDRRSRFVLEPLEPGFGYTLGNSLRRTLLSSIPGAAVTSVRIEGVPHEFRTIEGVKEDVAQIILNIKEIVLSSENDEPVVMYLRKSGPGDVTASDITPPAGVEIHNPELVIATLNEKGKLEIELTVERGRGYVSANQNKDPQAEISRIPVDSIYSPVKKVSYAVEATRVEQRTDFDRLVVDVETKASITPRDALASAGKTLVELFGLARELNVEAEGIEVGPSPVDEALQEDLAMMIDELDLQARSSNALKREGIHTVGELVSRSEADLLDIRNFGAKSISEIKDKLADLGLALKGTPVDFDPEDDDFTNNPTFSDEQQA
- the rpsK gene encoding 30S ribosomal protein S11, yielding MPPKTRSGAQKVRRKDRKNVAHGHAYIKSTFNNTIVSLTDPHGAVIAWASSGQVGFKGSRKSTPYAAQLAAEAAARRGAEHGMKKVDVFVKGPGPGRETAIRSLQAAGLEVGSITDVTPQAHNGCRPPKRRHV
- the rpsM gene encoding 30S ribosomal protein S13, giving the protein MARISGVDLPREKRVEVALTYIFGIGRTRATETLAATGVNPDTRVKDLTEEELVRLRTHIDSSYQVEGDLRREVQADIRRKIEIGCYQGLRHRRHLPVHGQRTKTNARTRKGPKRTVAGKKKAK